A stretch of the Sulfurospirillum sp. UCH001 genome encodes the following:
- a CDS encoding response regulator transcription factor produces the protein MKILVLEDNERLANVIKSVLIKEGYQVDLFMDGEKALDALNHGYHCFILDINVPSIDGLSILETIRIYHKEIPAIIISSNHDLEKIQASYEIGCDDYLKKPFFIYELVQKVKKLCHKPSQTIQLWIGYTYDYVNHRLFDPNNEEIKLAKKEGMFLDLFIKDRHRVVTFSELEEYVWEGEETSVLNMRALIKRLRKKLPEGAIEMIKEVGYRLGEL, from the coding sequence ATGAAAATTTTAGTTTTAGAAGATAACGAACGCTTAGCCAATGTCATTAAAAGTGTCCTCATCAAAGAGGGTTATCAGGTTGATCTTTTTATGGACGGAGAAAAAGCATTAGATGCCCTCAATCACGGCTACCACTGCTTTATCCTAGACATCAACGTTCCATCGATTGATGGACTTTCTATTTTGGAAACCATTCGTATTTATCATAAAGAGATACCTGCCATCATCATCAGTTCAAACCATGATTTGGAAAAAATCCAAGCCTCTTACGAAATTGGCTGTGATGACTATCTCAAAAAGCCTTTTTTCATCTATGAGCTGGTTCAAAAAGTAAAAAAACTATGCCATAAGCCTTCGCAAACCATACAGCTTTGGATTGGCTACACTTATGACTATGTCAATCACCGCTTGTTTGATCCAAATAACGAAGAAATAAAACTTGCCAAAAAAGAGGGAATGTTTTTAGACCTTTTCATCAAAGACAGGCATCGTGTCGTCACATTTAGTGAGTTAGAAGAGTATGTTTGGGAAGGTGAAGAGACCAGTGTTCTTAATATGCGAGCTCTCATAAAACGTCTGCGTAAAAAACTTCCTGAAGGAGCTATTGAGATGATTAAAGAAGTAGGATACCGCTTAGGCGAGTTATGA